The Bacillus sp. Y1 genome has a window encoding:
- a CDS encoding thermonuclease family protein produces MMKRLAGGLIITAGTLLTIYSSPPQKKEIIQEVILQEYENQDSHLLKAEPVGNQVSVTLIEVIDGDTIKVRFNGKVETIRYLLINTPESKNPNMCVQPYAKEAYLRNSELVKSGKLTLEFEQGNTRDSYGRLLAYVFVDGESIQEKLLKEGYARVAYIINPPYKYLELFREDENIAKSENINVWARDNFIRELGFSGCIP; encoded by the coding sequence ATGATGAAAAGATTGGCTGGCGGTTTGATCATTACAGCAGGTACCTTACTAACAATCTATTCATCTCCACCACAGAAAAAGGAAATAATACAAGAGGTCATCCTCCAGGAGTATGAGAATCAAGATAGTCACTTATTGAAGGCTGAACCGGTTGGTAATCAGGTATCTGTTACTTTAATTGAAGTGATCGATGGCGATACCATCAAAGTTCGTTTTAACGGGAAAGTAGAAACCATTCGCTATTTATTGATTAATACACCGGAGTCGAAAAATCCTAACATGTGTGTTCAACCCTATGCAAAGGAAGCCTATTTACGGAATAGCGAGTTAGTAAAGAGCGGCAAGCTCACTTTGGAATTTGAACAGGGGAATACAAGAGATTCCTATGGACGGTTGTTAGCTTATGTTTTTGTTGATGGAGAATCTATTCAAGAAAAACTGCTCAAAGAGGGGTATGCACGAGTCGCTTATATTATTAATCCTCCCTATAAATATCTTGAACTATTTAGGGAGGATGAGAATATAGCAAAAAGTGAAAATATCAATGTGTGGGCAAGGGATAATTTTATAAGGGAACTGGGGTTTAGTGGGTGTATACCTTAA
- a CDS encoding ATP-binding protein, with protein MPIGSPIKTSAQKEVQPQMSSNEVKDNNGRGKSKPLSFIPQSPKYTMDDIILPAKTIESIKNALAIKDKSDLVFDTWGLSKTHKHSKKVGINLYGPPGTGKTMVAHAISHYLHKKLIVINYADIESKYVGDTPKNLTEAFQTANETNSILFFDEADAILSRRVTNMNNATDTSVNQTRSVMLTLMNDYQGVIIFATNYISNYDPAFMRRILAHIDFELPDYECRVRLYEKLIPIELPTNVKILQLAEKFEGISGSDISNAILLAAYKGAQTNEFVEHKYFEEALEGIKKSQKANSGVDPVKIETRSVTEEYVRQNINI; from the coding sequence ATGCCAATCGGAAGTCCTATAAAAACATCAGCCCAAAAAGAAGTTCAACCTCAAATGTCGTCTAATGAAGTGAAAGACAATAATGGAAGAGGTAAGAGTAAACCTCTGTCTTTTATTCCTCAAAGTCCCAAGTATACAATGGATGATATTATTCTTCCAGCAAAAACAATTGAATCCATAAAAAACGCACTAGCAATAAAGGATAAAAGTGACCTTGTGTTTGATACGTGGGGGTTATCTAAAACTCATAAACATTCAAAGAAAGTAGGGATTAATTTGTATGGCCCACCAGGAACAGGAAAGACAATGGTTGCTCATGCAATTAGCCATTACTTACATAAAAAATTAATTGTTATTAACTATGCAGATATTGAATCTAAATATGTAGGGGATACACCTAAAAACTTAACAGAAGCATTCCAAACGGCTAATGAAACAAATAGTATTTTATTCTTTGACGAAGCGGATGCTATTTTAAGTCGAAGAGTAACCAACATGAATAATGCAACTGATACGAGTGTAAACCAAACAAGATCAGTAATGCTCACCTTAATGAACGACTATCAAGGTGTCATTATATTTGCTACAAATTACATTAGTAATTATGATCCAGCATTTATGCGTCGTATTCTCGCTCATATAGATTTTGAATTACCAGATTACGAGTGTAGAGTACGCTTATATGAAAAGCTAATTCCTATTGAACTTCCAACTAATGTTAAAATTCTTCAACTTGCTGAAAAATTTGAAGGAATATCAGGTAGTGATATTTCTAATGCAATATTATTAGCAGCTTATAAGGGTGCACAAACCAACGAGTTTGTGGAACATAAATATTTTGAAGAAGCACTTGAAGGTATAAAGAAAAGTCAAAAGGCAAATAGTGGTGTAGATCCTGTCAAAATTGAAACAAGATCAGTAACGGAAGAGTATGTAAGGCAGAATATTAATATATAG
- a CDS encoding endonuclease/exonuclease/phosphatase family protein has protein sequence MKVLTWNSAMRFRDKIEEVLPLQPDLMIIPECEAPEKWNNQPRLQSLNQFLWYGENKNKGLGIISLNQNLRLQLHSLYNDAFRFIVPITVTGEEEFILFAIWAQNAPKKFDSYIGQIYMALQYYKELLREPCILAGDWNSNKVFDYIRRVGTHTDVVTYLKYFNIHSTYHYFYKEEHGLETTPTYFFRKESEKPFHLDYIFASTDFLQRIKRMDIGSSQDWISISDHFPITLEIE, from the coding sequence ATGAAGGTACTGACCTGGAATTCGGCTATGAGATTTAGAGATAAAATAGAAGAAGTCTTACCTTTACAACCGGACTTAATGATTATTCCAGAATGTGAGGCGCCTGAAAAGTGGAATAATCAACCGAGGCTTCAATCTTTAAACCAATTTCTTTGGTATGGAGAAAATAAAAATAAGGGGCTTGGAATCATAAGTCTCAATCAGAATTTACGACTGCAACTACATTCTTTATATAATGATGCATTTCGGTTTATCGTACCAATTACTGTTACTGGAGAGGAAGAATTCATTCTCTTTGCTATATGGGCTCAAAATGCGCCAAAGAAATTCGATAGTTACATAGGACAAATTTATATGGCTCTTCAATATTATAAGGAACTTTTACGAGAGCCTTGTATCCTAGCTGGTGACTGGAATAGTAATAAAGTATTTGATTATATTAGGAGAGTTGGTACTCATACGGATGTGGTCACCTATCTTAAATATTTTAATATACACAGTACTTATCATTACTTTTATAAGGAGGAGCATGGTCTGGAAACTACTCCTACTTATTTTTTTAGAAAAGAATCTGAAAAACCATTTCACTTGGACTATATTTTTGCTTCAACTGACTTTCTTCAACGTATAAAAAGAATGGATATTGGTAGTTCTCAGGATTGGATTAGTATTAGTGATCACTTTCCTATAACACTGGAGATAGAGTGA
- a CDS encoding replicative DNA helicase, producing MSIPEKAFLGSLLKADYLLKDTMIQPEQLELTRHKELMRRMVDFNQAGKNIDLITLTTLPDLESFGGMSYLSELLSHADVEKFDGLEKLILDSWKEREKRNILTLATMNDWEVAKVISELDKINQAKMDDHTSLKQALSSICEAPWEDPIGLQTATTGIKKLDEVTGGFQGGEVTILAARPSMGKTDVMLHFAKMSGWAGFLPLVFSLEMPEKLITSRLVASTGGFNRRKMKDPKHSLSESQKNKWFDVIGELNETNIQIFDGSGQTISEMRAKTRKLINQYPFKKPILFIDYLTLIQSGQFYGGNAHQQVTEISKSLKTMAKDFDCPVICLAQLNRSVESRANKRPMMSDIRESGSVEQDADVILFLYREAYYDKETEDRSLEIIISKNRNGPVGSIKVDYNEHTGEIEEQKESVIS from the coding sequence ATGAGTATTCCTGAAAAAGCATTTTTAGGCAGCTTGCTGAAAGCAGATTACTTACTCAAGGATACCATGATTCAACCGGAACAGCTCGAACTGACACGTCACAAAGAACTCATGAGAAGAATGGTAGATTTCAATCAAGCTGGAAAGAATATTGACTTGATCACCTTAACGACCTTACCAGACCTAGAATCATTTGGGGGAATGTCCTACCTCTCGGAGTTGTTATCACATGCAGATGTGGAGAAATTTGACGGGCTGGAAAAGCTTATTCTGGATTCCTGGAAAGAAAGGGAAAAGAGAAACATCCTAACGCTCGCAACCATGAATGATTGGGAGGTTGCTAAAGTCATAAGTGAATTAGATAAAATCAACCAAGCGAAGATGGATGATCACACGTCTTTAAAACAAGCCTTATCATCCATTTGTGAGGCTCCTTGGGAAGATCCAATAGGGTTACAAACGGCAACAACCGGTATTAAAAAGCTCGATGAAGTAACGGGAGGCTTTCAAGGAGGGGAGGTCACCATTCTAGCCGCTAGGCCATCGATGGGAAAAACGGACGTGATGCTTCATTTTGCTAAAATGTCAGGCTGGGCAGGGTTTCTGCCACTCGTCTTCTCTCTGGAAATGCCTGAAAAGTTAATCACTTCTCGATTAGTTGCTTCCACAGGAGGCTTTAACCGTAGAAAAATGAAAGATCCGAAACATAGCCTAAGTGAAAGTCAAAAGAATAAATGGTTTGACGTGATAGGTGAACTCAATGAAACCAATATCCAAATATTTGATGGATCTGGACAAACCATTAGTGAAATGAGAGCAAAAACACGAAAATTGATCAACCAATATCCCTTCAAGAAACCCATCCTCTTTATTGATTACTTAACGTTAATCCAGTCAGGTCAATTTTACGGAGGCAATGCCCATCAACAAGTAACGGAAATATCCAAATCCCTAAAAACGATGGCAAAGGATTTCGATTGCCCAGTGATTTGTTTGGCACAGCTCAATCGATCGGTCGAATCAAGAGCCAATAAGCGACCGATGATGTCTGATATTCGGGAATCAGGGAGTGTGGAGCAGGATGCGGATGTGATTTTGTTCTTGTATCGAGAAGCCTACTACGACAAAGAAACAGAGGATCGTTCCCTTGAAATCATAATCTCAAAAAATCGAAACGGTCCAGTTGGAAGCATCAAGGTGGATTACAACGAGCATACAGGAGAGATTGAGGAACAAAAGGAATCAGTTATTTCTTGA
- a CDS encoding O-methyltransferase, producing the protein MSDSTETRRPSYEQINYRVRPAKSIERKMLCESFRRLTHFSPVEDYRYIGFGSTFFADFLLFHKQLGIENMISIEKDYENEDRFLYNKPYKCIEIKFGDSNDQLPQLDWGSTKDIVWLDYDGRLDLSVLDDINTVFFNISSGSIVLTTVNIYYKRGQEVNVLNKYLEHKAPEGITNDDLESWKAAKVCRKIIHDKINETLEDRNRTEPDGKKFKFKPLYYFGYSDGTKMLTFGGIVFREDEESTFDECKFNQLPYIKLDDDMYFIDVPSLTYKEIRHLDSQLPHEDLTSVTSPGVKPEDIKRYSVLYKYFPAFSETEI; encoded by the coding sequence ATGTCTGATAGTACAGAAACAAGAAGACCCAGCTATGAACAGATAAATTATCGGGTTAGACCTGCTAAATCTATTGAAAGAAAAATGCTTTGTGAATCATTTAGAAGATTAACGCATTTTTCTCCAGTAGAAGATTATAGATATATTGGTTTTGGGTCAACCTTCTTTGCAGATTTTTTATTATTTCATAAACAACTGGGCATAGAAAATATGATTAGTATTGAAAAGGATTATGAAAATGAGGATAGGTTTTTATATAATAAACCGTATAAATGTATTGAAATAAAGTTTGGAGATTCTAATGATCAGTTACCCCAATTAGATTGGGGAAGTACTAAAGATATAGTTTGGTTAGATTATGATGGTCGTTTAGATTTAAGCGTACTTGATGATATTAATACAGTCTTCTTTAATATATCATCTGGCTCAATTGTTCTTACGACAGTTAATATTTATTATAAAAGAGGGCAAGAGGTTAATGTTTTAAATAAGTATTTAGAACATAAAGCACCTGAAGGGATAACTAATGATGACTTGGAGTCTTGGAAGGCTGCGAAAGTATGCAGAAAAATTATCCATGATAAGATTAACGAAACTTTAGAAGATCGTAATCGAACAGAACCGGATGGAAAAAAATTTAAATTCAAACCATTGTATTATTTTGGATATTCTGATGGTACCAAGATGCTAACTTTTGGTGGTATTGTTTTTCGAGAAGATGAGGAAAGTACTTTTGATGAGTGTAAATTTAACCAATTACCCTACATTAAACTTGATGATGATATGTATTTTATCGACGTCCCAAGCCTTACTTATAAAGAAATAAGACACTTAGACTCGCAACTACCTCATGAAGACCTAACAAGTGTTACTTCACCAGGGGTAAAACCGGAAGATATAAAAAGGTACTCTGTATTATACAAGTACTTTCCTGCGTTCTCAGAAACTGAGATTTAA
- a CDS encoding DnaD domain protein, with translation MDTYVELVCEEAADTFTCRDTLREQNKKKKKEKEKQLQQKVLSPDIEKNSQIESPHVTQESGDVKEIIEFWDSNGFGFTNVNGKEQLLAWLDDSRFLQPKEIILKAMTIACANNKRKLNYVVGILKNWENESLLTVEEIDSYVEDQKPVAKQKQAAGSLPAGRDIPTGFVLDLTAGEK, from the coding sequence ATGGATACATATGTAGAGCTTGTTTGTGAAGAAGCGGCCGATACGTTTACGTGTCGTGATACGCTTCGTGAGCAAAATAAAAAAAAGAAAAAAGAAAAAGAAAAACAACTACAACAAAAAGTTCTTAGTCCTGATATAGAGAAGAATAGTCAGATAGAGTCGCCACACGTAACTCAAGAGTCAGGAGATGTGAAAGAAATTATTGAGTTTTGGGATTCCAATGGATTTGGTTTTACGAATGTAAACGGAAAAGAGCAGCTCTTAGCTTGGTTAGATGATTCTCGTTTTTTACAGCCGAAAGAAATCATACTAAAAGCCATGACGATAGCCTGTGCTAATAATAAGCGGAAACTGAATTATGTGGTGGGGATTCTGAAAAACTGGGAGAATGAATCTTTACTAACCGTAGAAGAAATAGATTCGTATGTTGAGGACCAAAAGCCCGTAGCAAAGCAAAAGCAAGCAGCTGGATCACTACCTGCTGGAAGAGATATTCCAACTGGATTTGTGCTTGATCTTACGGCTGGTGAAAAGTGA
- a CDS encoding ATP-binding protein, which produces MPYYRIKELLVPDKKETYYIYQGNEEKDVQLNAGYSTSKILLESLYLLTTKDDPISLYIYYYQERLQVFFKNNNRDLLQDLQLNVPQCTWEITKTEIDTSLLKEKVALKGCASPLVLHERDENLLDELIKMLPKQSFLIQVKIEVKNDQKAKAEINRLEEHINKLSQSSSIQVGEQGHFGENIKRMLFGGENVSYQLKNITAQKQLEILQNHLYTLNTQGFIFKSMEYNIYAPKGIAEVVASKMETFSRRSGSLSLHYIRREIEEFSLEYLNYVPSNYGAAILALPMKGTTGIKQRKPIDFGVDSGEYHEDTIKVGNMMKHYETDISANIPLKDLTKHAFITGVTGSGKTSTIKSILTNAYKQKVPFLILEPAKTEYQYLENSIESLRRFTLGVEGANSFKINPFYCPPNIHIQTHLDLIKSVFIAAFPMYGPMPYILETAIYNIYRRTGWDFISGKNVYEQKLNRRDLFPTLEDLYEEIDEATTEVGYSNDLSNDIRGALKVRIGSLLSGAKGRMLNTSQGNSITELLHYPTVMELESIGDDQEKVFLMGLLLIAVYEEHISNGNHANTLKHLLVIEEAHRLLENVKESSNMEMADMKGKAITTFNNILSEIRTYGQGLIIADQIPMKLSPDIIKNTNMKLIHRLYAKDDRLLLGESIGLQEDQIDEIINLQEGEAILFHGKIQEAIKVKVNVDLNLLAQHQSKVKKMNENQLDIPHMVLQLKWLKETFFKRINTYLLFPEKKGKVIQLILKDVKEHFGLDLPLEKEILLFKEIVKTYWKEKRKPNDIHFLQFKKILNDIDETNDALSLIGNWFNECKKETNHPMKSYSSLYTAYAKWRELFSNCNSTLDIRGKNISYNNRTFISYLKNHHKVQASFDIKILNPREIHDLSCSLMLFEFKEDLPILEKFFEIKDLNPLVKL; this is translated from the coding sequence ATGCCTTACTATCGTATTAAAGAATTATTAGTTCCTGATAAAAAGGAAACTTACTACATATATCAAGGTAATGAAGAAAAGGACGTACAATTAAATGCTGGTTATTCCACTTCAAAAATCCTGCTGGAATCTTTATACTTATTGACTACTAAAGACGACCCTATCTCTCTCTATATATATTATTACCAGGAGAGACTTCAAGTTTTCTTCAAGAACAATAATCGTGATTTATTACAAGACCTTCAATTAAATGTTCCGCAATGTACCTGGGAGATTACTAAAACCGAAATTGATACTTCACTTTTAAAAGAAAAGGTTGCTCTTAAAGGCTGTGCTTCACCACTAGTTTTACATGAACGTGATGAAAATCTGTTGGATGAATTGATAAAAATGCTTCCTAAACAGTCTTTCTTAATTCAAGTGAAAATAGAGGTAAAGAATGATCAAAAGGCCAAGGCAGAAATTAATAGACTAGAAGAACACATAAATAAACTTTCTCAAAGCTCCAGCATTCAAGTTGGTGAGCAAGGTCACTTTGGAGAAAATATTAAAAGAATGTTATTTGGTGGAGAAAATGTGTCGTACCAATTAAAAAACATTACGGCACAAAAACAATTAGAAATTCTACAAAATCATTTATATACACTAAATACACAGGGTTTTATATTTAAGTCAATGGAATATAACATATATGCACCAAAGGGAATAGCTGAAGTCGTTGCTTCAAAAATGGAGACATTCTCAAGAAGATCGGGAAGTTTAAGTCTTCACTATATTAGAAGAGAAATTGAAGAATTTAGCTTAGAATATTTAAATTATGTTCCTAGCAATTATGGAGCAGCAATCCTTGCTCTTCCAATGAAAGGGACTACAGGAATTAAACAAAGAAAGCCCATAGATTTTGGTGTTGATAGTGGGGAATATCATGAAGATACAATCAAAGTTGGAAACATGATGAAACACTATGAAACGGATATTAGTGCTAATATCCCTTTAAAAGACTTAACAAAGCATGCATTTATAACTGGTGTAACTGGAAGTGGAAAGACAAGCACGATAAAATCTATTTTAACAAATGCATATAAACAAAAGGTACCATTTTTAATTCTCGAGCCCGCCAAAACAGAGTATCAATACCTAGAAAACTCAATTGAATCTTTAAGAAGATTTACTTTAGGAGTTGAAGGAGCAAATAGCTTTAAAATTAACCCATTTTATTGTCCTCCTAACATCCATATACAAACCCATCTTGATTTAATAAAATCTGTATTTATTGCTGCATTTCCGATGTATGGACCTATGCCATATATATTAGAAACAGCTATATATAATATATATCGAAGAACTGGCTGGGATTTTATATCTGGAAAAAATGTATATGAACAAAAACTTAATAGAAGGGATTTGTTTCCGACGTTAGAAGACCTTTATGAGGAAATTGATGAGGCGACTACCGAAGTTGGCTATTCTAATGATTTATCAAATGATATCCGTGGTGCTCTGAAGGTTCGAATAGGTAGCTTGTTAAGTGGTGCCAAGGGAAGAATGTTAAATACAAGTCAAGGGAATTCAATAACAGAATTATTACATTACCCGACTGTAATGGAACTGGAATCGATTGGAGATGACCAAGAGAAGGTTTTCTTAATGGGTCTACTACTCATTGCCGTTTATGAAGAGCATATCTCTAATGGTAATCATGCAAATACATTAAAGCATCTCTTAGTCATTGAAGAAGCACATAGGTTACTAGAAAATGTGAAAGAATCTTCTAATATGGAAATGGCTGATATGAAGGGTAAAGCGATTACAACCTTCAATAATATACTTTCAGAAATAAGAACGTATGGGCAAGGGCTGATTATTGCTGACCAGATACCGATGAAATTATCTCCAGATATTATAAAAAACACAAATATGAAGCTTATCCACCGCCTTTATGCAAAGGATGATAGACTTCTATTGGGTGAATCTATAGGATTACAAGAAGATCAAATAGATGAGATTATTAATTTACAAGAAGGAGAAGCAATTCTTTTCCATGGGAAAATTCAGGAAGCCATTAAGGTTAAAGTAAATGTAGATTTAAATCTTCTTGCTCAACACCAATCAAAAGTTAAAAAGATGAATGAAAATCAATTAGATATTCCTCATATGGTACTTCAGTTAAAGTGGTTAAAAGAGACATTCTTCAAAAGAATTAATACGTATCTTCTTTTTCCAGAAAAAAAGGGGAAAGTGATACAGTTAATATTAAAGGATGTTAAAGAGCATTTTGGATTGGATCTCCCATTAGAAAAGGAAATCCTTCTATTTAAGGAGATTGTAAAAACCTATTGGAAGGAAAAAAGAAAACCAAATGACATTCACTTCCTACAATTCAAAAAAATACTAAATGATATCGACGAAACGAATGATGCTCTTAGTCTTATTGGGAATTGGTTTAATGAATGTAAGAAAGAGACAAATCATCCAATGAAAAGCTATTCTTCACTCTATACAGCATATGCAAAATGGAGAGAGCTATTTAGTAATTGTAACAGTACATTAGATATTAGAGGAAAAAATATAAGTTACAATAATAGAACTTTTATCAGCTATTTGAAAAATCATCATAAAGTTCAGGCTTCTTTTGACATCAAGATATTAAATCCAAGAGAAATTCACGATCTAAGCTGTTCCTTAATGCTTTTTGAATTTAAAGAAGATCTACCTATACTTGAAAAGTTTTTTGAGATAAAAGATCTTAATCCGTTGGTAAAGCTGTAA